One window from the genome of Breoghania sp. L-A4 encodes:
- a CDS encoding DMT family transporter produces MTYATMKPDLAGSNLTGVFWAFLGVGLFGFIYISGRLSGGDISAGQLIWFRYVGALIAMTLWIAIFPSERAKVRSRQVPVHGLRAMAGGGGGMAAIYAASHMSVTSATAIGLLDGLFVIILGLVLLGERFSAKQWAAAALCLLGAAVVVLASGAATVQLEDMLPASVALLGALLVATESIMIKKLARSEMSVSVLFYVSLFGTVLFSVPAAASWNSLGPAATGLLLLLGPIALAGQLCNIFAFRRSDAALIGPIRYTWIIWGALFGWLFFGEIPLAATWGGMAFILCGGCYLAFSQNR; encoded by the coding sequence ATGACCTATGCGACAATGAAGCCGGATCTTGCGGGCAGCAACCTGACCGGGGTGTTCTGGGCATTCCTCGGCGTAGGGCTGTTCGGCTTCATCTACATCTCTGGAAGGCTCAGCGGCGGCGATATCTCCGCAGGCCAGCTCATCTGGTTCCGATACGTCGGCGCGCTGATCGCGATGACACTCTGGATCGCCATTTTTCCTTCTGAACGGGCCAAGGTGCGCTCGCGGCAGGTGCCGGTGCATGGGCTGCGAGCCATGGCCGGGGGCGGCGGCGGCATGGCCGCGATCTACGCCGCGAGCCATATGTCGGTAACCAGTGCAACCGCAATCGGACTCTTGGACGGCCTGTTCGTCATCATCTTAGGCTTGGTGCTGTTGGGCGAACGCTTTTCCGCCAAGCAGTGGGCGGCCGCCGCTTTATGCCTTCTCGGGGCAGCCGTAGTCGTTCTTGCCAGCGGGGCGGCCACGGTGCAGCTTGAGGACATGTTGCCGGCCAGTGTGGCACTACTAGGTGCGCTTCTCGTGGCAACTGAGAGCATCATGATTAAGAAGCTGGCGCGATCAGAGATGAGCGTGAGCGTACTTTTCTATGTCAGTCTTTTCGGAACAGTCCTCTTTTCGGTTCCGGCCGCGGCTTCTTGGAATTCACTCGGTCCCGCCGCAACCGGTTTGCTTCTTCTTCTGGGACCAATCGCCCTGGCGGGCCAGCTCTGCAACATCTTCGCCTTCAGACGATCGGATGCCGCCCTAATCGGTCCAATCCGCTACACTTGGATCATCTGGGGCGCCCTTTTCGGATGGCTCTTTTTCGGCGAAATTCCGTTGGCCGCGACATGGGGCGGTATGGCTTTCATCCTTTGCGGAGGCTGCTACCTAGCCTTCTCCCAAAACCGATAG